The Streptococcus oralis genome segment CCAGCATGCTGAAAAAGGATTGCTCTAAAACACTTTCCTGGAGACGAGCCAAGGGGTTGAGAAAGCCTGACAAGATGACTAGCATGCTAGGTAAGAGATAGACCAGAAAGAGGCGGGGATTTTCAGCCTGAAATTGCCTAGTCTGCAGACGAATGGTTTTTAAATCAATTTTTGGGTATTTCATTCTCTCATTATACCATAGTTCGTGACAGTTCCTGGTTTTTTTGATAAAATCATACAGTATGCCTTTGGGCACAAAGTATGAACTGGGACTGTCTTTCCCAGCTTCGGAGGTAGAAAATGTCAGATTCACCAATCAAATACCGTTTGATTAAGAAAGAAAAACACACGGGAGCCCGTCTGGGAGAAATCATCACTCCGCATGGTACCTTCCCAACACCTATGTTTATGCCGGTTGGGACCCAAGCCACTGTTAAAACCCAGTCGCCTGAAGAATTGAAGGAGATGGGATCAGGGATTATCCTCTCTAATACTTATCATCTCTGGCTTCGCCCAGGGGACGAACTCATCGCACGCGCAGGTGGTCTCCACAAATTTATGAACTGGGACCAGCCAATCTTGACGGATAGTGGTGGTTTTCAGGTTTATTCTCTAGCAGATAGCCGAAATATCACAGAAGAAGGAGTAACCTTTAAAAACCACCTCAATGGTTCCAAGATGTTCCTATCACCAGAAAAAGCTATCTCCATTCAGAACAATCTGGGTTCAGACATCATGATGTCCTTTGATGAATGCCCTCAGTTTTACCAACCCTATGACTACGTTAAGAAATCCATCGAGCGTACTAGTCGTTGGGCTGAGCGTGGTTTGAAGGCTCATCGCCGTCCGCATGACCAAGGCTTGTTTGGAATTGTGCAGGGGGCAGGATTTGAAGACCTTCGTCGTCAGTCGGCTCACGACCTTGTCAGCATGGATTTCCCTGGATACTCTATCGGTGGTTTGGCAGTGGGAGAAACCCACGAAGAGATGAATGCCGTCTTGGACTTCACAACCCAACTTCTTCCTGAAAACAAACCTCGCTATTTGATGGGTGTGGGAGCGCCAGATAGCTTGATTGATGGTGTGATTCGTGGTGTGGATATGTTTGACTGTGTCTTACCAACTCGTATCGCTCGTAACGGAACTTGTATGACCAGTCAAGGTCGTTTGGTTGTCAAAAATGCCCAATTCGCTGAAGACTTTACGCCACTGGATCCTGAGTGTGATTGCTACACATGTAAGAATTATACACGCGCTTATCTTCGTCACCTGCTCAAGGCTGATGAAACCTTTGGTATCCGCTTGACTAGTTACCACAATCTTTACTTCTTGCTTAACCTGATGAAGCAGGTCCGCCAAGCTATCATGGATGACAATCTCTTGGAATTCCGTGAGTATTTTGTGGGAAAATATGGCTACAACAAGTCAGGACGCAATTTTTAAAATGGAATTTATAGAAGCTAAAAATCCTACGTTTTCTCGTAGGATTTTTCTTCTTTTTTTGATAGAATAAAGTGTATAACGAAAGGGAGAATAGACTCGTATGCGTATTAAATGGTTTTCCTTGATTAGGATTACAGGTTTACTTCTGGTGCTTCTGTACCACTTCTTTCAGACCATCTTTCCTGGAGGATTTTTCGGGGTAGATGTCTTTTTCACA includes the following:
- the tgt gene encoding tRNA guanosine(34) transglycosylase Tgt; the protein is MSDSPIKYRLIKKEKHTGARLGEIITPHGTFPTPMFMPVGTQATVKTQSPEELKEMGSGIILSNTYHLWLRPGDELIARAGGLHKFMNWDQPILTDSGGFQVYSLADSRNITEEGVTFKNHLNGSKMFLSPEKAISIQNNLGSDIMMSFDECPQFYQPYDYVKKSIERTSRWAERGLKAHRRPHDQGLFGIVQGAGFEDLRRQSAHDLVSMDFPGYSIGGLAVGETHEEMNAVLDFTTQLLPENKPRYLMGVGAPDSLIDGVIRGVDMFDCVLPTRIARNGTCMTSQGRLVVKNAQFAEDFTPLDPECDCYTCKNYTRAYLRHLLKADETFGIRLTSYHNLYFLLNLMKQVRQAIMDDNLLEFREYFVGKYGYNKSGRNF